CAAGAGAGAATGTAATCTTGGTATGCACAGAATGTGGTGAAGAAAACTACATCACTACAAGAAATAAGCGTAAGCACCCAGAAAAGTTGGAAGTTAAGAAGTACTGTCCGCGTTTACGCAAAATGACATTGCATAAGGAGAAGAAATAACCTTTGTTGGTTATTTTTTTATATTTTGTATGAGATTAGATATATTACCAATTGGACAGTTTGAAGAGAATTCCTACGTACTTCATGATAATGGTCATGTTCTCTTTATTGATCCAGGAAGATATTATAAGAAGATTATGGAATATGTTGGTAAGGATGAAGTCGTTGATGGTATTGTTTTAACACATGGACATTCTGACCATACAGGAGCTGTGGATGATTTATGTGATGTATACAATTGTCCAGTATATATGGATTATCATGATTTACCACTTATATTACCAAGCAATGCTGGCCATTATGGATATAGTGCACCCGTATATGCATCAATTCATGATTTAAATGAGAAACAGGTTAAGATTGGAACATTTTCTTTAGAAATTCATCATACACCTGGGCATACGGATGGTAGTATTTGCGTTCGATATAAGAATATTCTTTTTACTGGGGATACGTTATTTGCGTCTAGCTGTGGTAGAACGGATTTATATTCAGGTAGTGATGAGAAGATGCGTCTTACATTAGAATATCTCAAGACACTTCCACATGATTTACAAATCTATCCAGGACATGGGCCAGCTAGTACGATAGGAATAGAAGTTCGCAATAATCCATATATGATTTCTTACTTTTAAGAATTTATCAAAGTTGTTTTGTCTTAATTTCGTGTAGAATAGAAGCGAGGTAGTAATATGAAGAAATTTTTGATTGGTTTATGTTTGAGTTCGGTATTACTAGCAGGTTGTCATCAAGAGAAGTCAACCTACGTAGCGAAGGAAGATAAGATTGCGATTTCTACAACTGATTTTAAGGATGAAGATGCCCAAAAATTGGTAGAGTCTGTTTTAAAGAAACAGTATCCGCAATATGAATGTACTATAACTCAGACAATCATTAAGGGAAATAATGTCTATGGTATTTATACATATCAGAAAAATGGACGTACAATGACCCAACAGGTATCTTTATATACGGTTTCCGTCAATAAGAATAATCACAATGATATTATCTACTTGCAGAGTTCCTTTGGTGCAGTTGATCATCGTATCACACAGATGATTGAGGAGAAGACAATTCCTACTGATAATACGGTTGAAAAACCAAAGGATGAAAAAGAAAAGGAATTTGATCTGCCAACAACAGTCGATGATCCAGATTCTGCCACAAGTAAACAAGCAACTGAGATTCAAAATTCTGGTGGACTTTATATTGTGCGTTTCTATCTAAATGCAGGAAGTCTTAGAATCTATGGTAAGCATACAGGTCAAGGAACCTTTGTGGCGAAACTATATGATCTAGAACAGAATATGATTGCAGAGATGGTTAATATTGAGGGATATGGAGAGTATGATCAAACGACACAGACTCCTCCAGGTTACTATTATCTGATTGTACAAAAATCAGATGGAAAATTTGATTTAAGCTATGAATATTGATGTTCGAGAAATCGAACATTTTTTTATGGACTTGTTACATTCCTAGTGAATATAGAAGTGCGAGGGCTACTATGGAAGAACGGTTGATTGAATGTTTAAAAATAGCGATGGAATTTCATGTAACAGATATCCATTTTCATCTAAAAACATATCCCAAAGAGAGTTTAAGTATTGAGATGAAGATTGAACAGGATGTTAGGCAAATGGTTCCGAAAGAGGATGATATACGCTTATTTCGTTATTTGATGTATAAAGCAAATCTAGACTTATCAGATATCCACCATCCACAAACAGGAAGATTTGAGATGGAAATTGACGGGCAACCAGTATCTTTACGCTTTGCACTAGTTTCAAGTTATCACAATACATCAGGCGTATTACGAATTTTGAATCAGCATTCACCACTACACATTGAAGATTTAACAATTGATTATGATACTTCGATATGGCTAAGGAATATTACCAAACATACATCAGGGCTTTTTGTGTTTTCTGGACCAACAGGTTCTGGCAAGACAACAACTCTGTATACCATTCTCAATGAGACAAAGGGAAAGAAAATCTTTACTTTGGAAGATCCTGTCGAGGTATATCATGAAAACTACGTACAAATACAAATCAATGACCATCAGCATTTATCCTACGATGAGGGCATTAAACAATTGATGAGACATGATCCAGACATCATCATGATTGGAGAAATCCGTGATAGCCAGGCTGCCTTAATGGCAGTGCGTAGTGCACTAACAGGGCATTTGGTTGTGACGAGCTTACATAGTCAGAATTGTATGTCTGCGATTGATCGTCTTTTAGATTTGGGGGTGAATATGTATCAACTTAAGGATGTGCTGATTGGTGTATCAAATCAAAGGTTATTTAATCTGGGCGCTGGAAAACGTTGTGGTGTATATGAATATATGAATCGAAAGGAGGTGGCTTATGCCTTGGAACATCGATGTGTTTCCAAAACGTTTATCTCACTGCAACAACAATTACAATGTGCAGTTAAGAAAGGATATATTGCGTCGGATTGTCTGGAGGAATACACGCTTTGATAAACTGGAATGCCAAGGGATTGTAAGTTTGATGGAAAATGGATTTAGCTTTACCGATACTTTACTAATTCTGAAGACAAAAAGAAATGAACAACGCATCACGCATGTATTAGAAAAACTAGAACAAGGACAGACGTTCAAAGATGCATTCTCTTCACTACTGCCGGTTTGTTATAGAAAGTACTTTGATAACTTTATCCGTTATCTACCAGTACTTGAAAGTATGCGTATTTCAATAGAACTAGCAAGCCATGAAGAGCGCACAAAGCAGAAGATGATGAAGGATATGATATATCCGATTATCATGTTGTTTTTGATGTTTTTTGGAATGTATTTGTTCAATGGTTTTGTCTTTCCACAGATGATTACATTAATGACTAGCTTTGAGGTCAATGTTACAAGCTATTACTTCTTACGGAGTTTGATTCAACTATTATCATGGTTAACGACATTCGTAATAGTTATGGGAATGCTGTTATGGATTGTATTTCAACATCCGCAAAGAAAATGTTGGTTATATTGTGCTCTTGTAAAGCGTGTGCCTGATTCACTTATGGTTCAAAAGGCTTCTGCAGAATTTGCAAGATACTTTCTTGAATGCGTAAGAGTGCGCATCTCAACAATACAGACAATGAAGATACTGTTAGATATCAAAGAGAAACCTTTGGTAAGTTTGATAGCACAAGAGTTGAATGAGTCTTTATGTAAAGGTGAATCTTTTGAAAATACGTTACATACACCATATGTAGAACATGCATTACAGCAGTTTTTTCAAATTGCTTTGCATGGTTCAAACTGTGAGAAGATGCTAGAAGGATATCTTGTAATGAACCAGCAACGACATATCAAACAAGTACGTATCTTTACGCGTAGCGTACAACTATCCTGCTATGGGACGATTGCGTTAATATTGCTTGTTGTATATCAAATATTAATGTTACCAATGCAGATGTTACAAAACATATAGATCAGGAGGTAAGCAATGAATAAAAAAGGATTTACTTTACTAGAGATGACGATTGTAATCTTAATTATCTCAATACTGTTTTTATTAGTAATACCAAATATTAAAAAGACACTAACGATTGTAAATGATAAAGGTTGTAAGGCTTTGGAGAAGATTGCGGACTCCGCTATCATCCAATATAAACTAGAATACGATAGTTATCCCGGAAGTGTTAGTGACTTGGTTAATGCTGGGCTATTAACCGAACAACAGATTACCTGTGATGGGGAAAAGAGTCTTGTGATCAGTGATGGACATGCGTATATCGAATAAAGGCTTTAGTTTACTAGAAATGTGTGTAGTGCTTTTTGTGATTTCGATATTTATGATGTTGTTACCAACGAATATGCATATGCCGGAAACGGAATATTATGGTTTTGTGGATGAGTATCTATATTTACAAAGTACTGCAATGAAACAAGCAAAAAGCATATCATTTGATGCGTATGGTGTAAGCTTTAATCAAAAGGGAAATGTGAATCAGGCAAAGACAATTCGTTTTAAGAATGAACGTACTATCATTGTAGAACTAGGTGGTGGTAGACTTGCGATTCAATAAGAAGGGACTATTTACTGTCGAAGCATTTGTTAGTTTAAGCATCACATTATTGTTAGTTGGTCTAATCACGAGTATCGTACAAGTAAGTCACGCACAATATACAGTATTTGAAAGGAAGATACGTGAGATGGAAGAGTCATTATTAGAAGTGATGAATGATGTAGAAGGGTGTTTACAAGCATGTCAAAAAGAAAAGGATTCGCACTCATTGAAATCTTAATTTGTATTTTAACAGTATGTATCTGCATTCCAATTTTGGTACAAGTCATATCTCTAACACGCAGTGTCTTAAAAGATAGAACTTTATTACAAGACCAAATTGCGCTAGTACAATTACGTCATTATCTAGCTGTAGCGTATGACATTGAACTACAACCAACAGCTCTATCATTTCAAAGACAACATGAAGAAATGCGATTGCGTCTTGTTAATCAGAATCTCATCATACAACCTGGTACACAAATGTTCTTGATGGGTATAGAGAGTGCAATGTTTTACTTGGAGAACGATAGCGTGATTTTACGGTATGTTAGAGATAGCCATGAATATGAAGTATTCCTATGTAAACAATAAAGGTTTTATCAGTGCGTACTTTCTTGTTATCTTTCTATATGTGATAACACTTGTAACAGTACTTAGTGTTAATCTAAATTATCAATCAAAAATACTAGAGAACTTAGAAATAATCTATGCCTATGAACGAGAAGAACTTTCAGCTATTGCTGAATTAAAGAGAGATTTATGTACCGATATCCATTTAGAAGAAAAATATCAAATCAAAGATCGTTATATCTATATTCAACTAACAAATGAGATACTTATTGTGGAGTATGATACAGATAAAAAAGTCGTTTTGGATTATGAGGTGATCCGATAAAGTAAGGTTTTTTTGAGATTCTTCATAATTAAGAGTGTCATAAGATAGTCTTTTTGTTTATAATGAAACTACTGGAGGCGAGTTTCATGGAGAAAGTAAGATTTATTGGCAGTAAAAGAAGAACAAATACTCCTATTAGCTACCGTCAGCGTGTTGTACAGTATCGTCATAGAGCGTTTAAACGACATGCAATTTATAAAAGTTTGCAGACATCTAAAGCAGAATCTGTTATCAATCAATTGATTCCTCAGAAGTTTGTTGAAAATATCAAATTAGATGAGAATCTGGATAAGGCAAAAGCTGCACTCGGCGATGTAGGCGGAAAGGTGAAATCTTTCTTATCGGTTGCTGGAAACAAGGCAAAAGTGTCTTCTCAGCATGCATGGCAACTATTACAGGAAAAATATATATCGCTTAAAGATAGTTTTCAAAAGCGAAAAGAAGAGCGCTTAGAAAAGCAGAAGGCACTACAAGTTGCGAAAGCAGAAGAAGTAGATAGAAAAAAGTCTGTTGTAGAAGAAAAGGCTAAGCCTATTAAGATGACGCGCAAAGAAAGATTGATTGCGGAAGCGGATAGAGATATTAGTACTGCAAAGACAGATGCCTTAACAAGACTATTATTCCCAGCGTATGCGATTGATCGTCTTGCGAAAAACCACGATGATTTTATGATGTTCATAGGTGTGGTTATTCGTAATACAATCCATTGGATTGCGTTTACTTATTTCTTATCTGCAATGCTTGCTGGTTATATTAATCTTTCACCTTTTGGATTTACTAGAATGAACTTTAGTGACACATTTATCATGTCACTAAAACTAGCATTCTTATTCATCTTATTTGAAGGAATCTATTTGGTAATTAGTGGGTTTATTGCAAATATCAAGGTATCCTATAACTACCGTCATCAACTTGCGTCATTAACTTCTATCGCAAGCTTACTTCCAACTGTGATTTATATTCTTGCGATTCTATTTTTATCAAAGTCTATGCTGGTCGGATTCTTGTTAGGTGCTCTTGGTATGGTGGCAGGAGTATATCTACGTATTCAGGCATATATAAAGTCTGCACCATTTGCGACAAGTGCACAGATGATTGTACTGATGATTGTGGTTGCTGGATTTATTTGTACTGCATACTTCTATATTCCACTAACAATGCAAAGTACAGTGGAGATTCTAAAGACATTATTAAATATCTAAGGAGGAGAAATCCTTCTTTCTTTTTACTGGTAAGTGTAAATAAACTGGTATATACTAAAGAGGATAAAACTCAGGGCAGGGTGCAATTCCCGACCGGCGGTATACCCCGCGAACCGAAAGGTTGAATCGGTGCAATTCCGATGGCGACAGTAAAGTCTGGATGGAAGAGTAAAAGTTTTTTCATCATCAATTTTTACCCGAGGTGTTATCTTAGATAGCCTCTTTTATTTTGAGGCAAGGAGATGAAACCATGTCAGGAAGTAAGAAAGTTTTAACAACCAAATTTATTGCGAATGTAGCGGTCCTCGGTGCAGTGGCATTTGTACTGATGCTGTTTGATTTTCCGTTACTATTTATCGCACCTAGCTTTTATAAGCTAGACTTTAGTGAAGTTAGTGTATTGATTGGTGGATTTGCATTTGGCCCATGGGCTGCAGTTCTCATTGAAGCAATCAAAATTGTTTTGAAGTTGTTATTTAAGCCTACACAAACAATGTTTGTAGGTGAACTTGCAAATTTCATTATTGGTGTTGCCTTCACTGTGCCAGCTGCGATTATCTATCGCAAGCATAAGTCAAAAAAGAATGCTCTAATTGGAATGGTGGTAGGTACATTTGTAATGGCTGCTGTCGGTATTCTAGCTAATTATTTTGTACTATTGCCGTTCTATTCAACGCTATATGGAATGCCTATTGATGCATTTGTAAAGATGGGGGCTGCAATCTTCCCGTTTATTAAGAGTGTATGGGGCTTACTCTTTGTTTGTGTATTACCATTTAATTTAATCAAGGGCTTTGTTGTAAGTGTTATCACAAGATTGCTGTACAAGCGTATCTCAAGTTTTTTACATTAATCTGAAAATTCAGTGAAAAGGCGCAATAACACGCCTTTTTTCGTGTGTAAATGATAAAAATGTCCAAGCGGGTAAGTGAAATAAATGCGGATATGGTATAATATTTCTGTTTATTGGGAGATGTACATATGGCTGAATTATCACGTATTAAGAAATATAAAGATTTGCGCGAGAGTATTACGCAGGATTTAGATAGTAACGACGTAACAACAACCAAAGAATTATCTCGTTTTCAAAAGAGATTAAATCAGATTGATGCGAATAATTTCCACAGAAGTGGAGATTATACAGAGAGTGCTAACGAAGGCATTCATCGTCGTGTGAGTGCTCCAACCAAAAATGTAGAGCCTGCTAAACCAGTGATTTCTGAACCAGTCACTTCTTTTGAACATGAAGAACCAGCACCTACATTGGCAAACTTTGAGGCTGGTGCTTTTACGACTGTCAATGACTTGGCTGGATATGACAATGACTATTTAGATCAGTATATTCGTGAAGTCAAACAATACAATATCGAGCAGGGTAACTCTTCTTTAGAAAACACATCCATGGATATTTTACGAAAGATTAAGGGTGATTCGATTGCGAGTAAGAAGATTCAAGAAGCACGTAAAACACCTGTGAAAAAGCCATATTCTAATAGTACAGGTACAACTGACATTCCATTTATGTCATCAAATAAACAACGTACATCTCAACCTGCAAAACCTGTAACTCCATCACAACAAGATAATCTGTTTGATGTACCTTATACAGGTGATAACAACCATATTAACGATCCGATGAGTCTTACAAAAGAAGATATCATGGCGGAAGTAAAAAATTTAATGAATGAGAAGAAATCCAATCCACAAAATTCTCTTCCTGAGATTCCTGCCTTTACACCACGTGTTAGTCATATGGATTCTAGAGACTACGTGAGTCAGAATACATCTAGTTTTCCACCACTTGAAAATACTGCGCAGTTTAGTGATGTGTTTGGTGATCTAATGAATCCACAAGAACCATGTAGTGAGGAACAAACAAGTCACACAGCGAAAGATGATGATGCGTTTGCGATGTTTCCAAGAAAGACGGAGAATTATGAAAGCACAAATCAACGTCTATTAAATGAAACAACACAGATGCGTGTTCAATTGGATAACTATGAAGCAAATCTAACGGATGTGAATGAGAAGATGCAGTATACAAACCATGTGTTGAATATTGTGGTTGTTGTGCTAATTCTATTGCTTGTAATCTTATTATTACTAGCAGTTTATGGCATTGTAATGAATAGTGGTAGGGCATAAGATGAAGATAAATATTGCGATTGATGGACCTGGAGCAGCGGGTAAAAGTACCATTGCTAAGTGTCTAGCAAAGAAATTAAATTATGTACATTTAGATACAGGTGCGATGTATCGTAGTACTGCATATAAGGCTTTACAAAATCATATTAGTTTAGAAGATGAAGAAGCTGTATGTGAGATGCTAGAACATACGAAGATGCAATTATTGACGGATGGCTCTATCTTCTTAGATGGCGAAGATATATCAGATAAAATTCGTACTAATGAGATAAGCCTAGCAGCAAGTCTTGTATCTAAGTTGGCAAATGTACGCCGTATGCTTGTTGCACGCCAACAAGAAATGGCAAAGGAAAAGGGCTTCATTATGGATGGTCGTGATATTGGAACTGTTGTTTTAACAGATGCGGAAGTAAAGATCTATATGACAGCCACCCCAATGGCCCGTGCGAAGCGTAGATATGATCAGAATATTGCTAAGAATATTCCGACTGGAAGTATCGAAGAAATAGAGAAGGAAATCGCAGAACGCGATTTACAAGATATGACACGTGCCAATTCGCCACTTAAGAAAGCGGATGATGCGGTTGAAATTGACACAAGTGATATGTCAATTGAAGAAGTGACAGAACGTATCTATGATCTTGCTAAGCCTTTTATTGAAAAGGAGGTTTTGTAATGCATAGTGGAGTAATCGCAATTGTTGGTCGTCCGAATGTTGGAAAATCAACAATTTTTAATCGTATTGCGGGTTCTCGTGTATCTATCGTTGAGGATTTTCCTGGTGTAACACGTGACCGTATTTATACAACGGGTGAATGGACTGGAAAGAAATTCCAACTCATTGATACAGGTGGTATCCAATTAGCGGATCAACCATATCAAGAAGAAATTCGTGCACAGGTACAAATTGCGATGAATGAAGCGGATGTTATCCTTTTTGTTGTAAACGGTAAGATGGGTATGACAGATGATGATTCCTATATTGCAGGTATCTTACAGAAACAGACAAAGCCGGTTGTTCTTGCAGTAAATATGATTGATGATTCAACTCGTATGATGAATATCTATGAGTTTTATAACCTTGGTTTGGGTGATCCAATTGCTGTATCTGGTGTACACGGTATTGGTATTGGTGATGTGTTAGATGAATGTTTACGCTTGATGCCTGAAGAGGATAAAGAAGATAAGCATACAGGTATTCATATCGCTGTTATTGGTGAACCAAATGTTGGTAAATCTTCACTCGTAAATGCAATCCTAAAGGAAAAACGCTCCATTGTTTCTAACGTACAGGGTACGACGCGTGATGCGGTAGATACACCATTTATTTATGAAGGAAAACCATATGTTATCGTTGATACAGCAGGTATTCGTAAGCGTGGCAGGGTGTATGAATCTGTTGAAAAGTATTCTGTACTAAGAGCGATGACAGCGATCGAACGTTGTGATGTGGCTTTATTTGTTATCGATGGTGAAGCAGGTATCCGTGAACAAGATAAGCATGTTGCAGGATATGCATGTGAAGCAGGGAAACCAATCGTTATTGTAGTCAATAAGTGGGATGCAGTTGAGAAGGATGATAAGACAATGAATGCGTTTATTGAGCGTATTCGTATTGAATTTGCGTATCT
This genomic window from Solobacterium moorei contains:
- the rpmG gene encoding 50S ribosomal protein L33, with translation MARENVILVCTECGEENYITTRNKRKHPEKLEVKKYCPRLRKMTLHKEKK
- a CDS encoding type II secretion system protein, with the protein product MRISNKGFSLLEMCVVLFVISIFMMLLPTNMHMPETEYYGFVDEYLYLQSTAMKQAKSISFDAYGVSFNQKGNVNQAKTIRFKNERTIIVELGGGRLAIQ
- a CDS encoding ECF transporter S component; amino-acid sequence: MSGSKKVLTTKFIANVAVLGAVAFVLMLFDFPLLFIAPSFYKLDFSEVSVLIGGFAFGPWAAVLIEAIKIVLKLLFKPTQTMFVGELANFIIGVAFTVPAAIIYRKHKSKKNALIGMVVGTFVMAAVGILANYFVLLPFYSTLYGMPIDAFVKMGAAIFPFIKSVWGLLFVCVLPFNLIKGFVVSVITRLLYKRISSFLH
- a CDS encoding MBL fold metallo-hydrolase codes for the protein MRLDILPIGQFEENSYVLHDNGHVLFIDPGRYYKKIMEYVGKDEVVDGIVLTHGHSDHTGAVDDLCDVYNCPVYMDYHDLPLILPSNAGHYGYSAPVYASIHDLNEKQVKIGTFSLEIHHTPGHTDGSICVRYKNILFTGDTLFASSCGRTDLYSGSDEKMRLTLEYLKTLPHDLQIYPGHGPASTIGIEVRNNPYMISYF
- a CDS encoding type II secretion system F family protein produces the protein MPWNIDVFPKRLSHCNNNYNVQLRKDILRRIVWRNTRFDKLECQGIVSLMENGFSFTDTLLILKTKRNEQRITHVLEKLEQGQTFKDAFSSLLPVCYRKYFDNFIRYLPVLESMRISIELASHEERTKQKMMKDMIYPIIMLFLMFFGMYLFNGFVFPQMITLMTSFEVNVTSYYFLRSLIQLLSWLTTFVIVMGMLLWIVFQHPQRKCWLYCALVKRVPDSLMVQKASAEFARYFLECVRVRISTIQTMKILLDIKEKPLVSLIAQELNESLCKGESFENTLHTPYVEHALQQFFQIALHGSNCEKMLEGYLVMNQQRHIKQVRIFTRSVQLSCYGTIALILLVVYQILMLPMQMLQNI
- the der gene encoding ribosome biogenesis GTPase Der, which produces MHSGVIAIVGRPNVGKSTIFNRIAGSRVSIVEDFPGVTRDRIYTTGEWTGKKFQLIDTGGIQLADQPYQEEIRAQVQIAMNEADVILFVVNGKMGMTDDDSYIAGILQKQTKPVVLAVNMIDDSTRMMNIYEFYNLGLGDPIAVSGVHGIGIGDVLDECLRLMPEEDKEDKHTGIHIAVIGEPNVGKSSLVNAILKEKRSIVSNVQGTTRDAVDTPFIYEGKPYVIVDTAGIRKRGRVYESVEKYSVLRAMTAIERCDVALFVIDGEAGIREQDKHVAGYACEAGKPIVIVVNKWDAVEKDDKTMNAFIERIRIEFAYLSYAPIVFVSALTHQRVDTIIPVVDQVYENSCRRIATNILNEVITDTQITTPAPARNGKRFRVYYGTQVSIQPPTFVLSCNDPRLMHFTYERFLENSLRQAFDFIGTPIRIVVRKKVSE
- the comGC gene encoding competence type IV pilus major pilin ComGC, coding for MNKKGFTLLEMTIVILIISILFLLVIPNIKKTLTIVNDKGCKALEKIADSAIIQYKLEYDSYPGSVSDLVNAGLLTEQQITCDGEKSLVISDGHAYIE
- the cmk gene encoding (d)CMP kinase, with the protein product MKINIAIDGPGAAGKSTIAKCLAKKLNYVHLDTGAMYRSTAYKALQNHISLEDEEAVCEMLEHTKMQLLTDGSIFLDGEDISDKIRTNEISLAASLVSKLANVRRMLVARQQEMAKEKGFIMDGRDIGTVVLTDAEVKIYMTATPMARAKRRYDQNIAKNIPTGSIEEIEKEIAERDLQDMTRANSPLKKADDAVEIDTSDMSIEEVTERIYDLAKPFIEKEVL
- a CDS encoding ATPase, T2SS/T4P/T4SS family — its product is MEERLIECLKIAMEFHVTDIHFHLKTYPKESLSIEMKIEQDVRQMVPKEDDIRLFRYLMYKANLDLSDIHHPQTGRFEMEIDGQPVSLRFALVSSYHNTSGVLRILNQHSPLHIEDLTIDYDTSIWLRNITKHTSGLFVFSGPTGSGKTTTLYTILNETKGKKIFTLEDPVEVYHENYVQIQINDHQHLSYDEGIKQLMRHDPDIIMIGEIRDSQAALMAVRSALTGHLVVTSLHSQNCMSAIDRLLDLGVNMYQLKDVLIGVSNQRLFNLGAGKRCGVYEYMNRKEVAYALEHRCVSKTFISLQQQLQCAVKKGYIASDCLEEYTL